Proteins co-encoded in one Arachis hypogaea cultivar Tifrunner chromosome 11, arahy.Tifrunner.gnm2.J5K5, whole genome shotgun sequence genomic window:
- the LOC112723590 gene encoding putative inactive cadmium/zinc-transporting ATPase HMA3 isoform X1, whose translation MENEKGKKKWEKSYFDVMGLCCSSEVPLIENILKPLQGVKEVSVIVPTRTVIVIHDSLIISQLQIVKVLNQARLEANARVYGDQKHQKQWPSLYSIVCGLLLLLSLLKFVYHPLQYLALGAVAAGIFPIAWKAIVSIQNLRLDINILMIIAVIGTIAMNDYLEAGTIVFLFSIAEWLESRASHKANAVMSSLMNIAPQKAVIAETGEVVDADEVKVNTILAVKAGEVIPIDGVVVDGTCEVDEKTLTGESFPVAKQKDSTVWAGTINLNGYVSVKTTALAEDCVVAKMAKLVEEAQNSKTSTQRLIDKFAKFYTPAVVIISALVAVIPIALKVHDKKHWLHFALVVLVSACPCALILSTPVATFCAYTKAATSGLLIKGGDYLETLAKIKVMAFDKTGTITKGEFVVTNFVSLSDDIDLNTLLYWVSSIESKSSHPLAAAIVDYGRSLSIEPNPENVTEFENFPGEGIYGKIEERLVYVGNKKIATRAGSEIVPAMHGQIGKTTGYIYCGATPVGFFSLSDACRTGVPEAIAQLKSLGIKTAMLTGDSQGAAMQAQEQLGNALELVHAELLPEDKLKIITEFKKEGPTAMVGDGLNDAPALATADIGISMGISGSALASETGNIILMSNDLRKIPEVIKLAKKSHRKVIQNIFLSVITKAAIIGLAIGGHPLVWAAVLADVGTCLVVILNSMLLLRGEHNHGEHNHGEHKHGNHDHGTHKHGGNKHGEHKHGGKCCRPSPEVHVQKDVCGGTDGDSSHHHDHHHGKFSHHHHHHHHHHHHHEQLHQHKHHSHKHCGSEETKQVSLPQKCASETCSSKNEPCPSDSRLDGSVKHHNVMGSHEHCKGKDEFHEHCKGHQKHDHIEDHCRSETHNVIPNAENNGALHSSHCHGTEHCHKETDIATHEQESSHSSHNHMIHGCENPKGHNPDRNSGSHFEIEKAGTSEITIDIDDDVESASKHGCCMEEEENDSYCDGCSDKCKELPVACDCEGSNEAQVISSCCSSNEGTTKECRDSTIVHACISLNKRGYGGWGCCKSYMKECCAEKHRHSGAGFGGGLSEIITEYV comes from the exons ATGGAGAatgagaaggggaagaagaagtgGGAGAAGAGCTACTTCGATGTGATGGGATTGTGCTGCTCGTCGGAGGTGCCGCTCATAGAGAACATACTCAAACCTTTGCAAGGAGTCAAGGAGGTTTCGGTCATTGTACCAACTCGTACTGTTATTGTTATCCATGACTCTCTCATCATTTCTCAGCTCCAAATTG TCAAGGTTCTTAATCAAGCAAGACTAGAAGCAAATGCCAGAGTGTATGGGGACCAAAAGCACCAAAAGCAATGGCCAAGCCTATACTCAATTGTGTGTGGTTTGCTACTTTTGCTTTCCTTGCTCAAGTTTGTGTACCATCCATTGCAGTATCTCGCTCTCGGAGCGGTTGCTGCCGGTATATTTCCGATCGCCTGGAAGGCTATTGTCTCCATCCAGAACCTTAGACTTGACATTAACATTCTCATGATCATAGCAG TTATTGGGACAATTGCTATGAATGATTATTTGGAGGCAGGAACAATAGTTTTTCTCTTCTCTATTGCTGAATGGCTTGAATCCAGGGCAAGCCACAAG GCAAATGCGGTTATGTCATCACTGATGAACATAGCTCCTCAAAAAGCAGTGATAGCTGAAACAGGAGAGGTTGTTGATGCTGATGAGGTCAAAGTCAACACGATCTTAGCAGTGAAGGCAGGGGAAGTGATCCCAATTGATGGTGTGGTTGTTGATGGAACCTGTGAGGTTGATGAAAAAACTTTGACAGGGGAATCATTCCCAGTAGCAAAACAAAAAGACTCAACTGTTTGGGCTGGGACCATTAACTTAAATG GTTACGTTAGTGTTAAAACTACTGCATTGGCTGAGGATTGTGTTGTGGCTAAAATGGCAAAGCTTGTGGAAGAAGCTCAAAACAGCAAAACCAGCACTCAGAGATTGATTGACAAATTTGCCAAATTTTACACCCCTG ctgtTGTAATCATATCAGCACTAGTAGCTGTGATTCCAATTGCATTAAAAGTACACGACAAGAAACACTGGCTTCATTTTGCACTTGTTGTCTTAGTAAGTGCATGCCCATGTGCACTTATCCTTTCAACACCAGTTGCTACTTTTTGTGCCTACACAAAAGCAGCTACGTCTGGTCTCCTCATCAAAGGTGGTGATTATCTTGAAACACTTGCAAAAATTAAGGTCATGGCTTTCGACAAAACTGGTACCATAACAAAGGGGGAGTTTGTGGTGACAAATTTTGTCTCTCTTTCAGATGACATTGATTTGAACACATTGCTTTACTG GGTGTCAAGTATTGAGAGTAAGTCAAGCCATCCATTGGCAGCAGCTATTGTTGATTATGGAAGGTCTCTCTCCATTGAACCAAACCCAGAAAATGTTACAGAATTCGAAAATTTTCCTGGAGAAGGAATATATGGAAAAATTGAAGAGAGACTTGTTTACGTTGGAAACAAAAAAATTGCAACTAGAGCTGGCTCAGAAATAG TGCCTGCAATGCATGGTCAAATAGGAAAGACCACAGGATACATATATTGTGGAGCAACCCCAGTTGGATTCTTCTCTCTATCGGATGCTTGTCGAACCGGTGTTCCAGAGGCAATAGCTCAGCTCAAGTCATTGGGAATCAAAACTGCTATGCTCACTGGAGACAGTCAAGGAGCTGCTATGCAAGCACAGGAACAG CTAGGGAATGCTCTGGAGTTGGTCCATGCAGAACTTTTGCCAGAAGACAAGTTAAAGATCATCACAGAATTCAAGAAGGAAGGGCCAACAGCAATGGTTGGAGACGGTTTGAATGATGCGCCGGCGTTAGCTACGGCTGATATAGGAATCTCAATGGGGATTTCAGGTTCTGCACTGGCTAGTGAGACTGGGAACATAATTCTTATGTCAAATGACCTTAGGAAGATTCCCGAAGTGATTAAGCTTGCGAAAAAGTCGCATAGGAAAGTGATACAGAATATCTTTTTGTCTGTGATTACCAAGGCTGCAATTATTGGTTTGGCCATTGGTGGTCACCCACTTGTTTGGGCTGCAGTTCTTGCTGATGTTGGAACATGTTTGGTTGTCATCTTGAACAGCATGTTACTCCTTAGAGGAGAACATAATCATGGAGAACACAATCATGGAGAACACAAGCATGGAAATCATGACCATGGAACACACAAACATGGAGGGAACAAGCATGGTGAACACAAGCACGGAGGAAAATGTTGTAGACCTTCCCCTGAAGTTCATGTCCAGAAAGATGTATGTGGTGGAACCGATGGTGACTCCtctcatcatcatgatcatcatcatggAAAATTCtctcatcatcatcaccaccaccatcaccaccaccatcaccacgaACAACTACATCAACATAAACATCATAGCCATAAGCATTGTGGCTCAGAGGAGACAAAACAGGTGTCTCTGCCTCAGAAGTGTGCCTCTGAGACGTGCTCCTCAAAGAATGAACCCTGCCCTTCGGATTCAAGATTAGATGGAAGTGTCAAGCATCATAATGTCATGGGAAGTCATGAACATTGTAAGGGAAAAGATGAATTTCATGAACATTGTAAGGGTCATCAGAAGCATGATCATATTGAAGACCATTGTCGTTCAGAAACGCACAATGTTATTCCAAATGCAGAAAACAATGGTGCATTACATAGTTCTCATTGCCATGGGACAGAGCACTGCCACAAAGAGACTGACATAGCTACTCATGAACAGGAATCATCACATAGTTCTCACAATCACATGATCCATGGTTGTGAAAATCCAAAAGGCCACAACCCGGATCGAAATTCAGGTTCCCATTTTGAAATTGAGAAGGCAGGGACAAGTGAAATAACTATTGACATAGATGATGATGTCGAATCGGCCTCAAAGCACGGCTGCTGCATGGAAGAGGAAGAAAACGATTCGTACTGCGATGGTTGCTCGGACAAATGCAAAGAACTTCCAGTGGCTTGTGATTGCGAGGGCTCAAATGAGGCACAAGTCATTAGTTCATGCTGTAGCAGCAATGAGGGAACTACAAAAGAATGCAGAGATTCCACAATTGTGCATGCTTGTATTAGTCTAAACAAGAGAGGGTATGGGGGTTGGGGATGCTGCAAGAGTTACATGAAGGAATGCTGTGCCGAGAAGCATAGACATTCTGGTGCCGGTTTTGGAGGAGGTTTGTCAGAGATCATTACAGAATATGTTTAG
- the LOC112723590 gene encoding cadmium/zinc-transporting ATPase HMA3 isoform X2, whose product MNDYLEAGTIVFLFSIAEWLESRASHKANAVMSSLMNIAPQKAVIAETGEVVDADEVKVNTILAVKAGEVIPIDGVVVDGTCEVDEKTLTGESFPVAKQKDSTVWAGTINLNGYVSVKTTALAEDCVVAKMAKLVEEAQNSKTSTQRLIDKFAKFYTPAVVIISALVAVIPIALKVHDKKHWLHFALVVLVSACPCALILSTPVATFCAYTKAATSGLLIKGGDYLETLAKIKVMAFDKTGTITKGEFVVTNFVSLSDDIDLNTLLYWVSSIESKSSHPLAAAIVDYGRSLSIEPNPENVTEFENFPGEGIYGKIEERLVYVGNKKIATRAGSEIVPAMHGQIGKTTGYIYCGATPVGFFSLSDACRTGVPEAIAQLKSLGIKTAMLTGDSQGAAMQAQEQLGNALELVHAELLPEDKLKIITEFKKEGPTAMVGDGLNDAPALATADIGISMGISGSALASETGNIILMSNDLRKIPEVIKLAKKSHRKVIQNIFLSVITKAAIIGLAIGGHPLVWAAVLADVGTCLVVILNSMLLLRGEHNHGEHNHGEHKHGNHDHGTHKHGGNKHGEHKHGGKCCRPSPEVHVQKDVCGGTDGDSSHHHDHHHGKFSHHHHHHHHHHHHHEQLHQHKHHSHKHCGSEETKQVSLPQKCASETCSSKNEPCPSDSRLDGSVKHHNVMGSHEHCKGKDEFHEHCKGHQKHDHIEDHCRSETHNVIPNAENNGALHSSHCHGTEHCHKETDIATHEQESSHSSHNHMIHGCENPKGHNPDRNSGSHFEIEKAGTSEITIDIDDDVESASKHGCCMEEEENDSYCDGCSDKCKELPVACDCEGSNEAQVISSCCSSNEGTTKECRDSTIVHACISLNKRGYGGWGCCKSYMKECCAEKHRHSGAGFGGGLSEIITEYV is encoded by the exons ATGAATGATTATTTGGAGGCAGGAACAATAGTTTTTCTCTTCTCTATTGCTGAATGGCTTGAATCCAGGGCAAGCCACAAG GCAAATGCGGTTATGTCATCACTGATGAACATAGCTCCTCAAAAAGCAGTGATAGCTGAAACAGGAGAGGTTGTTGATGCTGATGAGGTCAAAGTCAACACGATCTTAGCAGTGAAGGCAGGGGAAGTGATCCCAATTGATGGTGTGGTTGTTGATGGAACCTGTGAGGTTGATGAAAAAACTTTGACAGGGGAATCATTCCCAGTAGCAAAACAAAAAGACTCAACTGTTTGGGCTGGGACCATTAACTTAAATG GTTACGTTAGTGTTAAAACTACTGCATTGGCTGAGGATTGTGTTGTGGCTAAAATGGCAAAGCTTGTGGAAGAAGCTCAAAACAGCAAAACCAGCACTCAGAGATTGATTGACAAATTTGCCAAATTTTACACCCCTG ctgtTGTAATCATATCAGCACTAGTAGCTGTGATTCCAATTGCATTAAAAGTACACGACAAGAAACACTGGCTTCATTTTGCACTTGTTGTCTTAGTAAGTGCATGCCCATGTGCACTTATCCTTTCAACACCAGTTGCTACTTTTTGTGCCTACACAAAAGCAGCTACGTCTGGTCTCCTCATCAAAGGTGGTGATTATCTTGAAACACTTGCAAAAATTAAGGTCATGGCTTTCGACAAAACTGGTACCATAACAAAGGGGGAGTTTGTGGTGACAAATTTTGTCTCTCTTTCAGATGACATTGATTTGAACACATTGCTTTACTG GGTGTCAAGTATTGAGAGTAAGTCAAGCCATCCATTGGCAGCAGCTATTGTTGATTATGGAAGGTCTCTCTCCATTGAACCAAACCCAGAAAATGTTACAGAATTCGAAAATTTTCCTGGAGAAGGAATATATGGAAAAATTGAAGAGAGACTTGTTTACGTTGGAAACAAAAAAATTGCAACTAGAGCTGGCTCAGAAATAG TGCCTGCAATGCATGGTCAAATAGGAAAGACCACAGGATACATATATTGTGGAGCAACCCCAGTTGGATTCTTCTCTCTATCGGATGCTTGTCGAACCGGTGTTCCAGAGGCAATAGCTCAGCTCAAGTCATTGGGAATCAAAACTGCTATGCTCACTGGAGACAGTCAAGGAGCTGCTATGCAAGCACAGGAACAG CTAGGGAATGCTCTGGAGTTGGTCCATGCAGAACTTTTGCCAGAAGACAAGTTAAAGATCATCACAGAATTCAAGAAGGAAGGGCCAACAGCAATGGTTGGAGACGGTTTGAATGATGCGCCGGCGTTAGCTACGGCTGATATAGGAATCTCAATGGGGATTTCAGGTTCTGCACTGGCTAGTGAGACTGGGAACATAATTCTTATGTCAAATGACCTTAGGAAGATTCCCGAAGTGATTAAGCTTGCGAAAAAGTCGCATAGGAAAGTGATACAGAATATCTTTTTGTCTGTGATTACCAAGGCTGCAATTATTGGTTTGGCCATTGGTGGTCACCCACTTGTTTGGGCTGCAGTTCTTGCTGATGTTGGAACATGTTTGGTTGTCATCTTGAACAGCATGTTACTCCTTAGAGGAGAACATAATCATGGAGAACACAATCATGGAGAACACAAGCATGGAAATCATGACCATGGAACACACAAACATGGAGGGAACAAGCATGGTGAACACAAGCACGGAGGAAAATGTTGTAGACCTTCCCCTGAAGTTCATGTCCAGAAAGATGTATGTGGTGGAACCGATGGTGACTCCtctcatcatcatgatcatcatcatggAAAATTCtctcatcatcatcaccaccaccatcaccaccaccatcaccacgaACAACTACATCAACATAAACATCATAGCCATAAGCATTGTGGCTCAGAGGAGACAAAACAGGTGTCTCTGCCTCAGAAGTGTGCCTCTGAGACGTGCTCCTCAAAGAATGAACCCTGCCCTTCGGATTCAAGATTAGATGGAAGTGTCAAGCATCATAATGTCATGGGAAGTCATGAACATTGTAAGGGAAAAGATGAATTTCATGAACATTGTAAGGGTCATCAGAAGCATGATCATATTGAAGACCATTGTCGTTCAGAAACGCACAATGTTATTCCAAATGCAGAAAACAATGGTGCATTACATAGTTCTCATTGCCATGGGACAGAGCACTGCCACAAAGAGACTGACATAGCTACTCATGAACAGGAATCATCACATAGTTCTCACAATCACATGATCCATGGTTGTGAAAATCCAAAAGGCCACAACCCGGATCGAAATTCAGGTTCCCATTTTGAAATTGAGAAGGCAGGGACAAGTGAAATAACTATTGACATAGATGATGATGTCGAATCGGCCTCAAAGCACGGCTGCTGCATGGAAGAGGAAGAAAACGATTCGTACTGCGATGGTTGCTCGGACAAATGCAAAGAACTTCCAGTGGCTTGTGATTGCGAGGGCTCAAATGAGGCACAAGTCATTAGTTCATGCTGTAGCAGCAATGAGGGAACTACAAAAGAATGCAGAGATTCCACAATTGTGCATGCTTGTATTAGTCTAAACAAGAGAGGGTATGGGGGTTGGGGATGCTGCAAGAGTTACATGAAGGAATGCTGTGCCGAGAAGCATAGACATTCTGGTGCCGGTTTTGGAGGAGGTTTGTCAGAGATCATTACAGAATATGTTTAG
- the LOC112723590 gene encoding cadmium/zinc-transporting ATPase HMA3 isoform X3, which yields MSSLMNIAPQKAVIAETGEVVDADEVKVNTILAVKAGEVIPIDGVVVDGTCEVDEKTLTGESFPVAKQKDSTVWAGTINLNGYVSVKTTALAEDCVVAKMAKLVEEAQNSKTSTQRLIDKFAKFYTPAVVIISALVAVIPIALKVHDKKHWLHFALVVLVSACPCALILSTPVATFCAYTKAATSGLLIKGGDYLETLAKIKVMAFDKTGTITKGEFVVTNFVSLSDDIDLNTLLYWVSSIESKSSHPLAAAIVDYGRSLSIEPNPENVTEFENFPGEGIYGKIEERLVYVGNKKIATRAGSEIVPAMHGQIGKTTGYIYCGATPVGFFSLSDACRTGVPEAIAQLKSLGIKTAMLTGDSQGAAMQAQEQLGNALELVHAELLPEDKLKIITEFKKEGPTAMVGDGLNDAPALATADIGISMGISGSALASETGNIILMSNDLRKIPEVIKLAKKSHRKVIQNIFLSVITKAAIIGLAIGGHPLVWAAVLADVGTCLVVILNSMLLLRGEHNHGEHNHGEHKHGNHDHGTHKHGGNKHGEHKHGGKCCRPSPEVHVQKDVCGGTDGDSSHHHDHHHGKFSHHHHHHHHHHHHHEQLHQHKHHSHKHCGSEETKQVSLPQKCASETCSSKNEPCPSDSRLDGSVKHHNVMGSHEHCKGKDEFHEHCKGHQKHDHIEDHCRSETHNVIPNAENNGALHSSHCHGTEHCHKETDIATHEQESSHSSHNHMIHGCENPKGHNPDRNSGSHFEIEKAGTSEITIDIDDDVESASKHGCCMEEEENDSYCDGCSDKCKELPVACDCEGSNEAQVISSCCSSNEGTTKECRDSTIVHACISLNKRGYGGWGCCKSYMKECCAEKHRHSGAGFGGGLSEIITEYV from the exons ATGTCATCACTGATGAACATAGCTCCTCAAAAAGCAGTGATAGCTGAAACAGGAGAGGTTGTTGATGCTGATGAGGTCAAAGTCAACACGATCTTAGCAGTGAAGGCAGGGGAAGTGATCCCAATTGATGGTGTGGTTGTTGATGGAACCTGTGAGGTTGATGAAAAAACTTTGACAGGGGAATCATTCCCAGTAGCAAAACAAAAAGACTCAACTGTTTGGGCTGGGACCATTAACTTAAATG GTTACGTTAGTGTTAAAACTACTGCATTGGCTGAGGATTGTGTTGTGGCTAAAATGGCAAAGCTTGTGGAAGAAGCTCAAAACAGCAAAACCAGCACTCAGAGATTGATTGACAAATTTGCCAAATTTTACACCCCTG ctgtTGTAATCATATCAGCACTAGTAGCTGTGATTCCAATTGCATTAAAAGTACACGACAAGAAACACTGGCTTCATTTTGCACTTGTTGTCTTAGTAAGTGCATGCCCATGTGCACTTATCCTTTCAACACCAGTTGCTACTTTTTGTGCCTACACAAAAGCAGCTACGTCTGGTCTCCTCATCAAAGGTGGTGATTATCTTGAAACACTTGCAAAAATTAAGGTCATGGCTTTCGACAAAACTGGTACCATAACAAAGGGGGAGTTTGTGGTGACAAATTTTGTCTCTCTTTCAGATGACATTGATTTGAACACATTGCTTTACTG GGTGTCAAGTATTGAGAGTAAGTCAAGCCATCCATTGGCAGCAGCTATTGTTGATTATGGAAGGTCTCTCTCCATTGAACCAAACCCAGAAAATGTTACAGAATTCGAAAATTTTCCTGGAGAAGGAATATATGGAAAAATTGAAGAGAGACTTGTTTACGTTGGAAACAAAAAAATTGCAACTAGAGCTGGCTCAGAAATAG TGCCTGCAATGCATGGTCAAATAGGAAAGACCACAGGATACATATATTGTGGAGCAACCCCAGTTGGATTCTTCTCTCTATCGGATGCTTGTCGAACCGGTGTTCCAGAGGCAATAGCTCAGCTCAAGTCATTGGGAATCAAAACTGCTATGCTCACTGGAGACAGTCAAGGAGCTGCTATGCAAGCACAGGAACAG CTAGGGAATGCTCTGGAGTTGGTCCATGCAGAACTTTTGCCAGAAGACAAGTTAAAGATCATCACAGAATTCAAGAAGGAAGGGCCAACAGCAATGGTTGGAGACGGTTTGAATGATGCGCCGGCGTTAGCTACGGCTGATATAGGAATCTCAATGGGGATTTCAGGTTCTGCACTGGCTAGTGAGACTGGGAACATAATTCTTATGTCAAATGACCTTAGGAAGATTCCCGAAGTGATTAAGCTTGCGAAAAAGTCGCATAGGAAAGTGATACAGAATATCTTTTTGTCTGTGATTACCAAGGCTGCAATTATTGGTTTGGCCATTGGTGGTCACCCACTTGTTTGGGCTGCAGTTCTTGCTGATGTTGGAACATGTTTGGTTGTCATCTTGAACAGCATGTTACTCCTTAGAGGAGAACATAATCATGGAGAACACAATCATGGAGAACACAAGCATGGAAATCATGACCATGGAACACACAAACATGGAGGGAACAAGCATGGTGAACACAAGCACGGAGGAAAATGTTGTAGACCTTCCCCTGAAGTTCATGTCCAGAAAGATGTATGTGGTGGAACCGATGGTGACTCCtctcatcatcatgatcatcatcatggAAAATTCtctcatcatcatcaccaccaccatcaccaccaccatcaccacgaACAACTACATCAACATAAACATCATAGCCATAAGCATTGTGGCTCAGAGGAGACAAAACAGGTGTCTCTGCCTCAGAAGTGTGCCTCTGAGACGTGCTCCTCAAAGAATGAACCCTGCCCTTCGGATTCAAGATTAGATGGAAGTGTCAAGCATCATAATGTCATGGGAAGTCATGAACATTGTAAGGGAAAAGATGAATTTCATGAACATTGTAAGGGTCATCAGAAGCATGATCATATTGAAGACCATTGTCGTTCAGAAACGCACAATGTTATTCCAAATGCAGAAAACAATGGTGCATTACATAGTTCTCATTGCCATGGGACAGAGCACTGCCACAAAGAGACTGACATAGCTACTCATGAACAGGAATCATCACATAGTTCTCACAATCACATGATCCATGGTTGTGAAAATCCAAAAGGCCACAACCCGGATCGAAATTCAGGTTCCCATTTTGAAATTGAGAAGGCAGGGACAAGTGAAATAACTATTGACATAGATGATGATGTCGAATCGGCCTCAAAGCACGGCTGCTGCATGGAAGAGGAAGAAAACGATTCGTACTGCGATGGTTGCTCGGACAAATGCAAAGAACTTCCAGTGGCTTGTGATTGCGAGGGCTCAAATGAGGCACAAGTCATTAGTTCATGCTGTAGCAGCAATGAGGGAACTACAAAAGAATGCAGAGATTCCACAATTGTGCATGCTTGTATTAGTCTAAACAAGAGAGGGTATGGGGGTTGGGGATGCTGCAAGAGTTACATGAAGGAATGCTGTGCCGAGAAGCATAGACATTCTGGTGCCGGTTTTGGAGGAGGTTTGTCAGAGATCATTACAGAATATGTTTAG
- the LOC112723591 gene encoding glycosyltransferase BC10, whose protein sequence is MKTSKGWHISMGDMQIMPGSRHRPPMRKPMWIIVLVLFVCVFLMCAYIYPPHSSTACFFSSRGCKSISAWLPPVPARVYTDEEIASRAVIRDILSSPPIVSKNPKLAFMFLSPGDLPFERLWDKFFQGHEGKFSVYVHASKTKPVHESRYFVDRDIRSDQVVWGKISMVDAERRLLANALQDPDNMHFVLLSDSCVPLYNFDYVYNYLMYSNISFVDCFKDPGPHGNGRYSDHMLPEVEVKDFRKGAQWFSMKRQHAIIVMADNLYYSKFRDYCQPGLEGRNCIADEHYLPTFFQMVDPGGIANWSVTHVDWSERKWHPKSYREHDVTYELLRNITSIDVSIHVTSDEKREVQSWPCLWNGVQKPCYLFARKFTPETLDKLLHLFSNYSTP, encoded by the exons ATGAAGACATCGAAAGGTTGGCATATAAGCATGGGTGATATGCAAATAATGCCGGGGAGTCGCCACCGTCCTCCCATGAGGAAACCAATGTGGATTATTGTCCTGGTTTTATTTGTATGCGTCTTTCTAATGTGTGCTTATATCTACCCACCACATAGCAGTACAGCCTGTTTTTTCTCTTCTAGAGGGTGTAAGAGTATTTCTGCTTGGCTTCCGCCTGTTCCGGCTAGAGTATACACAGATGAGGAGATTGCATCACGTGCTGTGATTAGGGATATTTTGAGCTCACCGCCAATTGTTTCAAAAAACCCAAAACTTGCCTTCATGTTTTTGTCACCTGGTGATCTGCCATTTGAAAGATTGTGGGACAAGTTTTTCCAA GGTCATGAAGGGAAGTTCTCTGTCTATGTGCATGCATCCAAGACCAAACCAGTTCATGAGAGCCGTTATTTTGTTGATCGGGATATACGCAGTGACCAG GTGGTGTGGGGGAAAATTTCTATGGTTGATGCTGAGAGACGGCTATTGGCAAATGCCCTTCAAGACCCTGACAACATGCACTTTGTTTTACTTTCTGATAG CTGTGTACCACTGTATAATTTTGACTATGTTTACAACTATCTGATGTATTCAAATATCAGCTTTGTTGACTG ctttaaGGATCCTGGCCCTCATGGCAATGGCAGGTATTCAGATCACATGTTACCCGAAGTCGAGGTGAAGGACTTCAGAAAGGGTGCACAG TGGTTTTCCATGAAGAGGCAGCATGCTATCATAGTTATGGCTGATAACCTGTATTACTCAAAGTTTCGGGATTACTGTCAG CCTGGTTTGGAAGGGAGGAATTGCATTGCAGACGAGCATTACTTGCCAACCTTCTTCCAG ATGGTTGATCCAGGGGGAATTGCAAACTGGTCAGTAACTCATGTTGACTGGTCTGAGAGAAAGTGGCATCCAAAGTCATATAGGGAGCACGATGTTACTTATGAGCTCTTGAGAAATATTACG TCGATCGATGTTAGTATCCACGTCACCAGTGATGAGAAG AGAGAAGTGCAAAGTTGGCCTTGCTTATGGAATGGGGTTCAGAAACCATGCTACCTGTTTGCTAGGAAATTCACTCCTGAAACGTTGGACAAATTGTTGCATCTATTTTCCAATTATTCAACGCCTTGA